Sequence from the Christiangramia fulva genome:
CAATCATATCTTTTGAAGGCGGTGCCTGCATAGAGATTAAAATTTTATCGGCTTCCCAGCATCCATCCTTTTCACAGCCTATAAAATCTATTTCAGCCCTTAACTTTAAAAAATTCAAGCTTTTTTTTAGGTGCTCCTTTGTCTCAGCATTTCCAACAACAAAAAGCAACCGATGGTTAGAACTGCCTAGAACCTCAAAAAATTCCGGGGCTAGCCCCTCGCTATCACTTAAAATCGCTATTGTTTTTGTTGCCATTTGTATCGATAATTTAAAACAGGTATGAGGAAGGTGAGATTTTCACCTTCCGCTACTGCCTTTGTTTTAAGCCTGTTTTATAAATTGAACATCGACGTTTAATCTAACCTGGTCACTGACCACTACGCTACCAGCCTCGGTAACAGCATTCCATTTTAATCCGAAATCTTTTCGATTGATTTTCCCACTTACTGTCAATCCGGCTTTCGTTTGGCCGTAGGGGTCTTCCACTACTCCTCCAAATTCAACCTCAAGCGTGACAGGCTTTGTAGTATTTCTAATAGTCAGTTCTCCATGAAGTTCGTCAGAATTCACATCAAAACTTTCGGCCTTAAAGACCAATTGTGGATGCTC
This genomic interval carries:
- a CDS encoding YceI family protein; this translates as MATTKWKIDPTHSEATFKVKHLMISTVTGKFKAFEGEVESNGNDFKKLKNIEFKADVKSIDTNNKDRDEHLKSDDFFAAEEHPQLVFKAESFDVNSDELHGELTIRNTTKPVTLEVEFGGVVEDPYGQTKAGLTVSGKINRKDFGLKWNAVTEAGSVVVSDQVRLNVDVQFIKQA